CGCCCTCGGGAGGAATTCCGCAAGATTTTAGGCGCCGAGCTGCCATTGGGAGAGATTTACCTGCCCAGCGATCCGCCCCGGATGTTCCGCGTCGTTCAGCACACGCGCAAACCCTGCCTCGCCTACAAGGTGCTGGCTGCAGGGCGCAGGATTGACAGCGCCGCCGAGCGCCGCCGGTGTTTTGAAACCGCCTTCAGCAGCATCAAACCGAGTGACGGGCTCATTGTGGGGATGTACCAACAGTTCACGGATCAAGTAGCCGAGAACGCGGCAGTTGTGCGCGAGTTGTGCGGCGCGAGGCGCTAAAGCGGGCGAGATGGGACCCGCTCTCTTGCGAGAGTATCGCAGCCGGAATCCCGCGCAAACCTGCTTGGACATTCTTCATGTGGCGACGGCGTTGCACCCTGGGCGCGCGGGAATTTCTCACGTTCGATAGCAACCAGCGTAAACTCGCCGCTGCTGAAAAGTTGAAGGTGAAACCGTGACGGGTGGAACTGGTGCGGCTCGCTTGGAAATGGAACAGGTTTCTAAACCAACAGCACCTCAGTTCAAATTACGACGGAACGGCGGCGAAGGACCTGTCCCGTAGGGACATCCGACAATAGCCCAACCCTTTAGCGTTGGGGACGGCTGTGTTGTGCTCCTGAGTCCCGAAGGGACCGCTGAACCAAACCGCGGCCGCCGGCTTCAGCCGTCCCTTCGGGACTCAGACGCGCTTCAACGTCTCTCCCAACGCTAAAGCGCTGGGCTATTCTCATGCCGTCCGCTCCGGGACGGGGATGACCAATGCGGAATCGTCAAAAGAGCCAATGTGGGGTTTGGACTTGACGGCTGTTGTTGCGGCGCCTCCGGGACCGAAAAAACACTTCATTCAACATTAGGTGACATTTGCGCTTGCCCCAAATGCGGAAATAGCCTAAATGGACGCATGTCTTACGTAAGCTCGTATTATCACTGCGTCTTCAGCACGAAAGAACGCCAACCCCAGATTACTCCCAACCTGCGCGAAAAACTGTGGCCGTACATGGGCGGGATTGCGCGGCTAAACAAAATGACAGCCATCGAGATTGGCGGTGTCTCCGACCACGTTCACATCCTGCTTTCCCTCCCGTCCACCCTTTCAATCGCCAGGGCGCTGCAGCTAATCAAGGGCGGCTCTTCCAAGTGGGTGCATGATACTTTCCCGGAGACGCCGTTTTTGGGTTGGCAAGTCAAGTATGCGCCTTCGGCACGAGCGTGTCGCTTCTGGATAAGATTATCGCCTACATCCGCACCCAGGAGGAGCACCATCGAAAGGTGACGTTCCAGGACGAGTTCCTCGCGCTGCTTAGAAGGCACCGTATTAGGTATGACCCACGATATCTATGGGAATAATCAGCCTTCACCTCGATGCCCAATGCGGATGAGGATTGTCCAGGAGGGACAAGGTCATTCATTGTCCCATTTTGGCTTCCGGCATTTTGGATGTCCCGGCAGGGACAACTAAGAATAGGCCAAGGCTTCAGCCTTGGGTAAGGGGCCGGTGGGAGACGAGTCCCGACGGGACGGCTGAACCAGATCGCGCCAGGTTCAGCCGTCCCTTCGGGACTAAGACGCGTCGGGCGCCAAACCCAACGCTGAAGCGTTGGGCTATTCTCAATCACGAGGATAGTTTTCTGGTCGAACGCGTTTTCAGTGGCGATGACAACTTTGTTCAGGGTAATGCCTTTTATATCCGGGAAACCGGTTACATCGAGGGCGTCCGGGCCATCGTCCAGGAGGGGCTGGAGGGTTACGGGAAGGGGCCAGGGGCTGTTGATGTGAGGGGTTTCGGTCTGTTGAGCTGGCATAGGGCTCCAAAATCATAGTTCAGCGCCTTCGCCCACTCCGAGAGTTCGGATGAGCGCGGCTCTACTGGGTGGCGGCGAAGTTTAAGCCGCCAAAACGACCCACCGGGCGGGATAAACGGCTCACGCCTGGCGCCGCACGCTGGCGGCAGAAATGGAAGGAGCACTAATTGTGCCAGTCGCAGATTTTAGAATTTTGATTTGGGATTTTCGATTGAAAGAAAAAGCAGAAAGCAGAAAGGGTATTCGCCGTGTTGGGAACGTGAACCCCGCCCCGAATGGCCTGCTGATTGGCCAGCACGGCCGGTTCGCCGTTAACATTCGAATCAGTGTAGATATCCACGGTGTTGCCGGGAAGGGCGCCGGTGATGTCCGTCGGTTCGGATCATAGGGATCGCCCGAAAGGGGTCCTGACAGGATGTCCTCACCGCGCCGCGGGCCGGCGGGCTGAGGACGGCCCGCCCTCCCTTCCGATTCATGGGGAAAAGGCGGCGAGTCCTGCGCTGTTGAAAGCTGAAACCGCAATCGGAAATAAAGAAATCGGAGATTGAAAAGGCGGAAAGCTGAAACAGGGAGCTCCGGAGGTGCAGCCCGTTAAATCTCGAACTCCCCGATTGGATTGGGCTTAGAAAGCCGGACCGCCGGGGCCGAGCGGCCCAAAGGAGGCAAAGGAACCGCAAGACCACTTGTGCGCTCAGCTTGATCCAAAACCCCCAAAAGCGCGTGCGCTTCGGCGAGGGTCAATTTTGCCCTGGAAAGGAGCTCGGCTCGGAGCAAAGGGGAGGGGAGCTCGTGGCCCAGCGTGGCTGTCGTATGTACGGTGTTCAAAATCGCCGCCATGGTTGGGATTATACTCGTGAGGGTGGATGATTGGGTATGGGGTAAGTGCCTACCGGGGGCGTTCGATTTTAGAATTTTGATTTTGGATCTAAAAAGGCAAAAGCAGAAAACCGAAAGCAGAAAGCTGAAAGAAAAAGCAGAAAGCAGGGAGACACGAATTTCACGAATCCGCAGGAATGGCGAGGCCGTTGTCTTAGGGGCCGTCAAAAACTAACCTTTACACTTTGACGCGGCGGCGTGACGGCATGTGCTTCGTTGCTCCTCAGTTACAGAGCGCTGGCGGCTCCTTCGTCGCGCCTTGCATCTGCCGCCACGGCGCTCGCGCCAAAGTGTAAATCTTATTTCCTGACAGCCCCTTCCCCAATCGAAAATCCAAAATCAAAATTCTAAAATCAACCCCCCCCCGGGGGGTCGGGTCTTTTCCCGGCAATGAAATCCGTAGAGTTTGGCGTTGTTGGCAAGCTAATTGCCTCTATACTCGTGAGAATCCAAATGAATTGGCACGAGATGGATGAGCAACGCGGCGAGCCCGCGTGGTATTGCGCCAGGACGCAACCCAAGCACGAGCATATCGCGGCAGGCAATGTGCGGGCGCGGCTTGGGCTCGATGTATTTCATCCGCGCCTCAGGATGGAGCGAGCGACACGGCGCGGGGTGGTGCGGGTAGTTGAGCCCCTTTTTCCGGGATATATTTTTGTGCGGTGCAGTCTGGCGGAGCGGGTGGATGAGATTCGGTATGTCAGCGGGGTGAGCAGCCTGGTGCATTTTGGACTGAAGATTCCTTCGGTGCCGGAGCATGTCATTGAGGAACTGCGGCAGTGTTTTGAATCGGACGAGCCGATGGCAGTGGAGGAGAGGCTGGCGCCTGGGACTGAGGTAACTGTGGCCGAGGGGGCGTTGTTGGGTTCTCGAGGGGTGGTGGTGCGGGTGCTTCCGGCGCGGCAGCGGGTGCAGATACTTTTGGATTTTCTTGGGCGAACGACTTTGACGGAAGTGGATCGGAGGTCGGTGACGGTTGAGGAGAGGCGGATGGCGGATTTGATGCCGGCGCTGGCGGTCGAGCCATTGAGCGTGGCGGCAGCGGCCTGAGGAAGGCACAAGAAGCGAGGGCCACTGCAGATAAGTGGCAGGGGAGAGCAGGTTTGGCGGGAAAACGGGAAATCCTGCAAGTGCGGAGCTTTGTACAATTTTGATTTTAGATTTTTGAATTTCGATTGCGGGGGGCGGGGGATTTTAGAATTTTGATTTTGGATTTTCGATTGGAGGGAACGGGTGGAACCGGTGATAAAAACGGTAATGCGCGCTGATTTTAGAGCAGCCGAAATAGCCGATAGGATATAGCCAACAGGCGATGGCCAGCCAACAGCGTGTGAGGGATGATCGATTGATAGTGTGCGAGGTGGAGAAGCGGGGGACTGAAGCGTCCGGAAACGGGGAGGTGGCTGTGCTCAATCCCCTCGAAGGTTCGTGTTGGGATGAGGCCATTGGTGTGGTGGGGGGTGGTGGGTTTTTTCATGGGAGCAGATGGGCGCTGGTTTTGCAGGAGTCTTATGGTTACCGGCCATATTACATTTGTTGTGAGCAGGGTGGGCGCACCACTGGGCTCCTCCCGCTGATGGAGGTCGATAGTTGGGTCACAGGCCGGCGGGGAGTTTCTCTTCCATTTACCGACGAGTGCCAGCCGCTGGCGGTCAATTCCGCTTCTTTTCAATTGCTGCTGCAAAAGGCGCTGGCCCGCGGCAACGAGCATCGCTGGAAATACCTGGAATTGCGTGGCGGAAGGGAATTTTTGCCTGAGGAGCAGGCTTCGCAGCGATTTTACGGGCACGTGGTGGACTTGACTCCGGGTGAAGAGAAGCTATTTGCGAGTTTGAGGCCATCGGTTCGGCGGGCCATTCGCAAAGCGAAAGGCCGTGGTTTGGAGGTTGAAATCTCGCAGGAATTGGAGGCAGTTCAGCAGTTTTATGCGCTCCAATGCAAAACGCGCAGGAAGCACGGCCTGCCACCGCAGCCATTCCAGTTTTTCCGGAAATTGCACGAGCACATTTTGTCAAAGGGGTGCGGCATCGTGGTGCTGGCCCGGCTGGGGGCGAAGATAGTCGCAGCGAACGTGTATCTTCATAAGGGGCAAGAGGCGCTCTATAAATTTGGAGCATCGGAGCCGGCCTACCAGGAAATGCGCGGGAATGACCTGGTGATGTGGGAGGGGATTAAGTATTATGCCTGGAAAGGTTTCCGGAGCCTTCACCTGGGCCGAACGTCGGTGGCTAACGAGGGACTACGGCGATTCAAGCTGGGCTGGGGCGCCCGTGAGGGCTCGATAGAGTACTTCAGGTACGATCTGCGGCTGCAGGGGTTTGTGACTGGGCGCGACGAGGCGTTTGGGTGGTACAACCGGTTTTTTTCGGTATTGCCTTTGGGGCTGTCGCGGCTATTTGGGGGGTTGCTGTACCGGCACGTGGGGTGAGGCCTTGGAGCGTAAATGCCTGCTAAAGAAGGGCTTGCCAGCCGAAGCCGGCTGAAGCCGGCGTTTCCGGACGCGCGGAACGCCGCCTTTAGGCGGCAGCCCCGCCGTCACTAAAGCGATTGATGTGGAGCGTGGGTAGCTGATTGCTGATAGCTGATAGCCGATGGCAGATGGCAGATGGCAGATGACGGAGGGACGGGGTGACGGATTAGGCGGGGCGCCGGAGAGTATTCAGGCGCAGAAGGAAGAAGCGCATTATGCAAAGTCATGAGAAGCAAAGCCAACCCCCGGGGATGAGCCTGGGGGATATTTACTACACGCTGTTCCGGCACAAATGGAAAATCATTGCCTTTTCCAGCGTGGGGATTGTGGCCGCGGGATTGGTCTATTTGCTTATGCCGCATTTATACAGTTCGGAGGCGAAGCTTTTCATCCGGTATGTGATGGACTCGAGGGTGCCGAGCGGGCTCGATGGGGATCCACAGATCAAAAACCCGGACCCCGGTGGCGCCAATATTATCAACTCGGAGATGGAGATTCTTAAGAGCCTGGACCTTGCGGTGCAGGTTGCTGAAGCGGTGGGGCCCGAGAAGATTCTTGGGAAGGGCACTGGTGAGACCAATAAGTACACGGCGGCGCAGGTGCTGCAGAAAAACCTCCTCGTCGAGGCGCCACCGCGCAGTGATATCCTGCGGATTGTGTTTCAGAATCCCGACAAGGACGTTGTGCAGCCGGTTTTATCGCAACTGATCGATGCCTACCTGCGCAAGCACGTCGAGATTCACCGCAGCATCGGGGCCTTTGATGATGTTCTGACGCAGCAAACCGATGCGTTGCGCTCTCAGCTTGCGCAGACGGAGGAGGATTTGCGCAAAGCCAAGACGAACACTGGCCTGATGTCGATTACAGAGACGAAAACGGCTTACACAGAGGAGATTTCGAAGATTCGCGAGGCGTTATTCAACAGCCAGGCGGAGCTGGCGGAGCGTGAGGCCTCACTGCAAGCGTTGCAAAAAATGATGCCTGTGAAGCAAACGCAAGCTTCGGCGGAAGACGCAGCCGTTGTCATCCCATCTGGAAAGATTGATGAGTACAAGAGCATTTCCGGGCAGCTTGAGGCATTCCGCAAGAAGGAGCAGGAACTGCTTGGGCAGTACACTGATGAAAGCGCACTGGTCCGTTCTGTGCGGGAGCAAATCGCTGCAGCGCAGAAGGCGAAGGAGAAACTCGAAGCCGATTACCCGAAGCTTGCCGCGATGCAGCCGGTTGCGTCGCAGCCGGGCGCCGCTGTGCCGGGAGATGCCGACGATGCGGTGCGGATTACGGCGTTGCAAGCCAAGCTGAGGGTGCTGAGCGCGCAGCTTTCAAATGTGACAGCCCAGGCTGAATCCATCAACGCGATTGAGCCCGCGATTACCGAACTCGAGCGCAAGAAAGACCTCGAAGAGACAAAGTACCGGCACTTCTCGACCAGCCTCGAGCAGGCCCGTTTTGATGAAGCCCTGGGCGCGGGCAAAATGTCGAACATCAGTGTCACTCAAACTCCGAGTCCGCCCTTCCGTGAATCCCGCCAGATGGCGAAAATTCTTGGAATGATCGCAGGCGGGGGTATTGCGTGCGGCATCGGGTTGGCGTTTCTCCTGGAACTCTTTCTTGACCCTACGGTCCGGCGCCCAGGTGAAATCGAAACGCGTCTGCGCCTGCCTCTGTTCCTGACGATCCCCGAGAGCCATAAAAATGGAAAATCTCGCCGGCCCGCGGCGCGCGGGGCTGCCGACAACCTGTCGGGTGAACCCCAAGTGGAGGGTGCGGCGGCTTCGCAAAACGGGGTGGCCGCCTGGAATCCAAACGGCTTGCGCACCTACTATGAAGCTCTTCGCGACCGCCTCGTCACCTACTTCGAAATGCGGAACCTTGTCCACAAGCCAAAGCTCATCGCCGTCACGGGCTGCGGCGAAGGCGCTGGCGTCACAACCATCGCTACGGGCCTGGCTGCCAGCCTGTCCGAGACCGGCGATGGCAACGTTCTCCTGGTAAATATGACGGGGGGGCAGGGGAGCGCGCATCCCTTCTTCAAGGGCAAACCAAGCTGCGGCCTGGCCGGGGCCTTGGAAAATGAAACCCGCGACAGCGCCCTGGTCCAGGAAAACCTTTACGCGGTGGCGGAAGTTGGCAATGGAGACAAGCTCTCGCGGATTCTGCCCCGGCGTTTCAACAGCCTGGTGCCCAAGCTGAAGGCCAGCGACTACGATTACATTATTTTTGACATGCCGCCGGTCAGCCAGATCAGCGTCACCCCGCGCCTGGCCAGCTTTATGGACATGGTCCTGCTCGTCATCGAGTCGGAAAAGACCGACCGTGGCGCGGCCCAGCGGGCCGTGGCCATGCTCAGCGAAACCAAAGCCAACGTCACCGCGATTCTGAACAGGACCCACCGCTACGTGCCGGAGCGGCTGCTGGCAGAAGGGTAGAAGGGAATGCTACCCTTATTTCTTACCGCGCCTAACCTACGCCTAACCTGCATATTTCGCATATTTCACACACCGAACGCCAACCCACCGGAACACCGGCTTCAGCCGGCAGGCTTGGGGCCTCGGGGGTCGCTGCCGGCTGAAGCCGGCGTTCCGGTCTCGTGGGTGTGAAATATTGGGGCTAAGAGGCAAAGAGGGTTTTTGAATCATGCTGCGCAACCGGCTATACTATTCGATTAAGCCGCTGGTGCCGTTGCCGGTTCGGTTTGCGATCCGGCGTTGGTTCGCCGTCAGGAAGCGCCGCCAAATTGAAGGTTCCTGGCCGATCATGCCCGGGTCGGAAACTCCGCCCGAGGGCTGGACCGGCTGGCCGGATGGCAAGCGGTTTGCCTTGGTGCTGACTCACGATGTCGAAGGCAATCTCGGCCTTGCTAAATGCCAGAAGCTGATCGAACTCGAGAAAGCCCTGGGGTTCCGTTCGGCCTTCAACCTCATTCCCGAAGGGGAGTACACTGTAAGCGAGCCTGTGCTTGCTGACTTCCGTGGCCGTGGCTGCGAAATCGGCGTCCACGATCTCTATCACGACGGCAAGCTCTTCCTGGGTGAGCATGAATTTCGCGCCAATGCCGTTCGGATCAACCATTACCTGCGGGAGTGGGGCGCCGCGGGTTTTCGCTCGGGGTTCATGCTGCACAACCTCGACTGGCTGCATCAGCTCAGCGTGCAGTACGACGCCTCGACGTTCGACACCGACCCTTTCGAGCCTCAACCCCAAGGCCGGAACACCATCTTTCCTTTCTGGGTCCCGCGTACAGACAATCGCGCCAAGCCCAAGTCCCTTAATGGCTCCCCACATTCATCCTTCATCCTTCATCCTTCATCCTTTCCCGGCTACGTCGAGCTTCCCTACACGCTCCCGCAGGATTCGACACTTTTCCTGCTTCTGCGGGAACGCCACCCGGACATCTGGTTTCAAAAGCTGGATTGGATTGCGCGTCACGGCGGCATGGCCCTGGTCAATGTGCATCCGGACTACATGCGTTTCGAAGGGGACCCCGCGTCGCCTCACACGTATCCTGCGGACCTGTACCGGCAGTTTCTCGATTATGCCCGGCGCAGATACAAAGACTCGTTTTGGCAGCCCTTGCCCAGGGATCTGGCGGTCTTCGTCGCCCGGCGCCGCCTTCCGCCTCGCCGGGAGCCGCGCCGCATCTGCATGGTCACGCATTCCTATTTTCTTTCCGATGCTCGCGTTTCCCGCTATGCCGAGGCTCTTGCTGAGCGCGGCGATCACGTCGATGTACTGGCTCTTCGGCGGTCGCGTGAGCTCCCGGCCCGCGAGAGCATTGGCAATGTTAGCCTGTTCCGGCTCCAGGCTCGTTATGGCAAAGCCGAGAAGTCACGCCTCTCGCACCTGGTGCCGGTGGTTCGCTTTCTCCTCAGGTGCTCCTTCTGGCTGCTGCGCAGCCACCGCCGGAATCCATACGATTTGCTGCATATCCATAATGTCCCGGATTTTCTCGTCTTCGCCGCCTGGTATCCCAAGCTCACCGGCGCCAAAGTCATCCTCGACATCCACGACATCGTTCCGGAGTTTTACGCCAGCAAGTTTGGCGCGCGGCACAACTCATTCGTGATTGGGTTTTTGAAATGGCTGGAGCGCGTTTGCGCCAAGTTTGCCGACCATGTCATTATCTCCAACCATCTCTGGCGTGACACATACGCTTCGCGCAACCACCTGAACGGGACATGCTCCGTCTTCATCAACAATGTGGATTCGCGAATCTTCCGCCCCCGGCCGCGCACCCGCAACGACGGCAAGCTCATCATCATCTTCCCCGGCGGCCTGCAATGGCACCAGGGCCTGGATATCGCGATTCGCGCCTTTCCCAAGGTGCGGTCGCAATTCCCGAATGCCGAGTTCCATATCTACGGCGATGGGAACATGAAAGAGCAGTGGCTCAAGCTGGTCCAGGAACTCGGGTTGCGCGACGCCGTGCGTTTCTTCACCCCGCTGCCGGTGCGGCAGGTCGCCGAGATAATGGCCAATGCTGATCTTGGAGTCGTTCCCAAGCGCGCCGATTCCTTCGGCAACGAAGCCTACAGCACCAAGATCATGGAGTTCATGTCCCTGGGTATCCCGACTGTGGTCTCGAGCACAAAGATTGATCGGTTTTACTTTGATGATTCCGTGGTCCGCTTCTTCGAATCCGGCAATGTGGAGGCCCTGAGCGATGCAATGCTCGAAATGCTCCGCGACCGCCAACTGCGCCAGAACATGACCGTTAAGGGCCTCGAATACGTCGCCCGCAACAACTGGGATTCGCGCCGCGCCGCCTATCTCGACCTGGTTGACTCGTTGATCTCGGGCGAGCATAACTCCACACCGATTCCGCCCGACCCGTTTGACCAACCCACTCCCAGGCGAGCTGCTGCCTCACCGGAACCCATCCCCGAGCTGGCAGTTTTGTCCGAAGATTGACGTCAGCCGCCAGTCCTTTTATCTTTAATGGCGTGAATTCGCTCAGAACTCTTGAACAAGTCGAAGCCGCTGTGCGCAGGCTCTCGCCGGAGGAGCAAGGGCGGCTTCGCGAGTTCTTGGGTGAGCTCCTGGAAGACGGCCTCGAATTGACTGATTCATTCAAGGCGGAAATCGAAGCTGGCAAAAGAGATATCGCAGAGGGCCGCGTTCGCATCCGCAAGCCATGAGTCCTTCGGGCGCAGCGGCCACGCAGATCTGAGCCCACCGTTTCGATCAGCGCTTTTTCGCGCTGCCGGACGGCATTCAGCGGCGGATCCAGTCCCGTATAGACCAGTTAGGGCGCCACCTTCGTGACTTTCCACATTGCCGAATGCAGGGAGTCGAAGCCTTCCGGTTACGGGTTGGCGATTATCGAGTCATGTATGAGTTCAACGTGGAGAAAAACGAATTGTACCTGCTCGCGGTTGGAAACCGGCGAGACATTTACAAGCATGGACTTCACTGAACCAGGACAGGTTCGTTTCCCGCGTTCCACTTAGCCTTTCTCCTTTGCGCCTCGACCGCTCCATCACGCTGAATCTCGTGCAGCCCCTGCGCCGCTTGCTTGCCGCGCCAAAGCGGAGCGTGGGCTCGTCCAACGCTCCATCTCTCCTAACTCCCACCACTCTCCAGCATTCCACTTCCCCCGTCCCCATCCTGATGTACCACAGCATCTCGGATGCACCCGAACCCGGCGTGCCCGCCTATTACCAAACCAGCACCAGCCTCGCTGTCTTCCGCCAGCACATGGAATTCCTTGCCCAAAATGGCTACAAAGCTGTGAGCTTGAAAACGCTCGTTGCGGACCTGTGCGCTCCTTTCTCGCCGCCCACCACTCCGCCACTCCGCCACTCCACCACTCCATTTCCCCGTTTGGCAGCGATCACCTTCGACGATGGTTTCCGGAACTTTTACACGGAGGCCTTTTCAGTTTTGCAGCAGCACGGCTTCACCGCCACCATGTTCCTCTCGACCGCTTTTATCGGCGACACCCCTCGCCGTTTCTGCCCCGTCGGTAGCCAATCAAAAATCAAAAATCAAAAATCAAAAATCTTTCTCGACTGTCTCAAGTGGACTGAGGTGCTCGAACTCCACCGCGCCGGCATTGAATTTGGCTCCCATTCCGTCAACCATCCTAGACTCGTCGAACTGGACTGGCCCGCCGTACGCTCTGAGATTTGTGAGTCTAAATCCGAAATCGAGCAGCGCTTGGGTGAGGGGGTCACCACCTTCTGTTACCCCTACGCCTTCCCGCAAGCCGACCGCCAATTCGCCGGCCGGTTTGCTCAGTTGCTGCGCGAAACCGGCTACCGCTGCTGCGCCACCACCGAACTTGGGCGCGTCCGCCCTGGCGACGACCCCTTCCGCCTGAAGCGGCTCCCGGCCAACTCCCTGGACGACCCCGCCCTTTTCGCCGCCAAGCTCGACGGCGCCTACGATTGGCTCGGCTCCATCCAGTCACTGAGCAAAAAACTCCGTCGCCTCGGGAGACCCCTGAAGGCCAGGCCACAAGTTCCGGCTCCTGATGTGGGCGCTCTTGCGATTCCCAACCGGCGCCTGTAATTTTTAGCGATGATTGCAACCCGCTATCGCTATGTCGTCCGGGCCCCGGGCGTCCGCTCCGGCCTGCCCATCGTCGAGGCCACGCGGATTGGCGTGCATGACATCGTGGCGATGGTCAAGACCGGAGCTACAGTGGACGAAGTGGTCGCGAGCCTGCCGCCTCTTGTGCGCGCCAAGGTTTATGAGTGCCTGGCCTACTACGAGGACCACAAGAGCCAGTTGGACCCTTTGGTCGCTGCCCAGATTGCCCACGTGGACGAATGACATTCCTGGCAGGTTGAAGAGCAACATCAACTTTGCCTGAATTTCCTGCCTCCTTGGCGCGGCACCCCGTCTCTGAGAAGCTGTGAAAAAATTAGCGGACAACGAAAAAACGAAAATGCGCCCATTGATAATCAACAATTTGCAAACAGAATTTTTTGCCGTTTTCAATTCTTTCACACCTTCTTAGTGACGGCGGGCGCTGCCGCCTAAAGGCGGCGTTCCGCGCGTCCGGAACGCCGGCTTCAGCCGGCAGCCCCTTCGTCACTGAGGCATGGCACCCGCTTTCAGCTTTTCAGCTTTCAGCTTTTCCCGTGTCCTACGTCATCATCACCCCAGTCCGCAATGAGGGCGCACATTTTCACCAAACCCTCGAGTCCGTCCTCGCCCAAACCCTCCGCCCGCTCGCCTGGGTCATTGTCGATGACGGCTCGACCGACATCACCCCGCAACTTGTTGATGCCGTGGCTGCCCAGCATCCCTGGATTCACGCCGTTCACCGCACCGACCGCGGCTTCCGCCAGCAAGGCAGTGGCGTCATCGAAGCCTTCTACGACGGCTACGCCAAACTTGCGACCCTCGGCTCCAATTCCGCTCCCTCTCTCCCCTCCGAGGGGAGAGGGGTTAGGGGAGAGGGGTCCTCTTCCTCGGCTGCCTGGTCTTTCCTCGTCAAGCTCGACGGCGACCTCTCCTTCGCCTCAGATTACTTCGAGCAATGCTTCAGCCGTTTCGTCGCCGACCCTAAACTCGGCATCGCTGGCGGGCGTGTCTATTGCCGGCGTAATGGCGCCACCGTCGAAGATTCCCCCGGCGACCCCTCGTTCCATGTCCGCGGCGCCACCAAAATCTATCGGCGCGAATGCTGGGACCAACTCGGCGGCCTCGTGCGCGCCCCGGGCTGGGACACCCTCGACGAAGTCAAAGCCAACATGCTCGGTTGGAAGACCTGCTCCTTTCCCGACCTCCGCCTCCTCCAACTCAAGCCGACCGGTTCCGCCGACGGTTCCTGGAGAAACTGGGTCAAGAACGGACGCGCTAATTACACCAGTGGCTATCACCCGCTGTTCATGCTGCTCAAATGCCTTAAGCGCACTGTCGAAAAGCCCTACGGCATCGCCGCGCTGGGCCTCTTTACCGGCTTTTGCGCGGGATACCTCAGGCGCTTGCCTCAGGTCCCCGACCCCGGCCTCATCCGCTACCTCCGCCGCCAGCAGATGAATCGCTTATTGGGCAAACGGAGTCTCTGGAGTTCTCCATCACTCCAACACTCCAATACTCCATCACGTCGGGCCTCCATTACCCCAGCTCCGCATTCCGCCAATGGGTGATTTCTTCCTCAGCCTGGACTGCTCGGCAAACCGCGGCGCCTCCAACGCCGCCGAGTTGCTTCGCTTCAGGGACTATACCGAGGCGTTCGTCTTCGATGAGGCCCTTTTCTCAATGGTCGTGACTTGCACTGAAGGCGCAGCATTGTGGGCTCCTTACCGGGCCGCCGACGGCGCCACGGTGGCCGTCGCTGGCCGCGTGGCCATGGACGAGCCGCAGTGGGCGCTCGGTGAATCCGTGGCGGGGCGGGGCGGGCTGGCGGGCAAGGCCCTCTACGCTATTTATCAGAAAGACGGTTTGGCGGGAGTCGAGGCCATAGGCGGCAACCGCGTCATCCTTATCCACGACGTCTCTAAGCAACTGCTCCATCTTGTCAACGATGCCGCCGGAGCGTTCCCCGCATTCCGCCTGGATTCCGCCGAGAGGCTCATCTTCTGCTCTCACCCGGACGTCCTTGCGGCCGTGGCGGGCGAGCAGCAAAACCTGGACGAAATCTCCCTGGCCGAGTTTCTCCTCGCCAGCACCGTCACGCCGCCGGCTACCTATTACCGGCGCATCCGCGCTC
This DNA window, taken from Verrucomicrobiia bacterium, encodes the following:
- a CDS encoding transposase encodes the protein MSYVSSYYHCVFSTKERQPQITPNLREKLWPYMGGIARLNKMTAIEIGGVSDHVHILLSLPSTLSIARALQLIKGGSSKWVHDTFPETPFLGWQVKYAPSARACRFWIRLSPTSAPRRSTIER
- a CDS encoding transcription termination/antitermination NusG family protein, giving the protein MNWHEMDEQRGEPAWYCARTQPKHEHIAAGNVRARLGLDVFHPRLRMERATRRGVVRVVEPLFPGYIFVRCSLAERVDEIRYVSGVSSLVHFGLKIPSVPEHVIEELRQCFESDEPMAVEERLAPGTEVTVAEGALLGSRGVVVRVLPARQRVQILLDFLGRTTLTEVDRRSVTVEERRMADLMPALAVEPLSVAAAA
- a CDS encoding GNAT family N-acetyltransferase; this encodes MASQQRVRDDRLIVCEVEKRGTEASGNGEVAVLNPLEGSCWDEAIGVVGGGGFFHGSRWALVLQESYGYRPYYICCEQGGRTTGLLPLMEVDSWVTGRRGVSLPFTDECQPLAVNSASFQLLLQKALARGNEHRWKYLELRGGREFLPEEQASQRFYGHVVDLTPGEEKLFASLRPSVRRAIRKAKGRGLEVEISQELEAVQQFYALQCKTRRKHGLPPQPFQFFRKLHEHILSKGCGIVVLARLGAKIVAANVYLHKGQEALYKFGASEPAYQEMRGNDLVMWEGIKYYAWKGFRSLHLGRTSVANEGLRRFKLGWGAREGSIEYFRYDLRLQGFVTGRDEAFGWYNRFFSVLPLGLSRLFGGLLYRHVG
- a CDS encoding Wzz/FepE/Etk N-terminal domain-containing protein: MQSHEKQSQPPGMSLGDIYYTLFRHKWKIIAFSSVGIVAAGLVYLLMPHLYSSEAKLFIRYVMDSRVPSGLDGDPQIKNPDPGGANIINSEMEILKSLDLAVQVAEAVGPEKILGKGTGETNKYTAAQVLQKNLLVEAPPRSDILRIVFQNPDKDVVQPVLSQLIDAYLRKHVEIHRSIGAFDDVLTQQTDALRSQLAQTEEDLRKAKTNTGLMSITETKTAYTEEISKIREALFNSQAELAEREASLQALQKMMPVKQTQASAEDAAVVIPSGKIDEYKSISGQLEAFRKKEQELLGQYTDESALVRSVREQIAAAQKAKEKLEADYPKLAAMQPVASQPGAAVPGDADDAVRITALQAKLRVLSAQLSNVTAQAESINAIEPAITELERKKDLEETKYRHFSTSLEQARFDEALGAGKMSNISVTQTPSPPFRESRQMAKILGMIAGGGIACGIGLAFLLELFLDPTVRRPGEIETRLRLPLFLTIPESHKNGKSRRPAARGAADNLSGEPQVEGAAASQNGVAAWNPNGLRTYYEALRDRLVTYFEMRNLVHKPKLIAVTGCGEGAGVTTIATGLAASLSETGDGNVLLVNMTGGQGSAHPFFKGKPSCGLAGALENETRDSALVQENLYAVAEVGNGDKLSRILPRRFNSLVPKLKASDYDYIIFDMPPVSQISVTPRLASFMDMVLLVIESEKTDRGAAQRAVAMLSETKANVTAILNRTHRYVPERLLAEG